The following DNA comes from Agromyces mangrovi.
GGCTGGTCTGCTGGCCCGTCGTCATCACCATCGGCATGGCGCTGCTGTCGGGCGCCCGGTTCTCGCGCTGGTTCTGGATCGGCTTCAACGTCGGGGTCACCGCCGCGCTCGCGTTCGTGTGCTGGCTCATCTTCCAGAGCATCTACGTGCTCGACGTGCTCTGCCCCTGGTGCATGCTCACCTGGGCGGTGACGATCCCCACGTTCTGGGCGGTCACGCTGCGCAACGTCGCCGAGGGCGTGTTCGGCGGCGGGGCATCCGTTCGCCGCGTCGGTGCCGCACTCGCGGGCTGGATCCCGCTCATCACCGTCGTCTGCTACCTCGTGGTGGTGCTACTCGCGCAGCTGCGCATGGACGCGATCCCGCGCATCTGGTTCGACCTGTTCGCCTGACCGCACGCACGCCGCGCCGGCCCGGGTGG
Coding sequences within:
- a CDS encoding vitamin K epoxide reductase family protein, with product MTATADTDRTETEAPSRPIALAVFLVIAGVTGLIAAFELMVEKIAVLEDPTHSVSCDFSVLVGCSTNLASEQGAVFGFPNPIIGLVCWPVVITIGMALLSGARFSRWFWIGFNVGVTAALAFVCWLIFQSIYVLDVLCPWCMLTWAVTIPTFWAVTLRNVAEGVFGGGASVRRVGAALAGWIPLITVVCYLVVVLLAQLRMDAIPRIWFDLFA